Sequence from the Strix uralensis isolate ZFMK-TIS-50842 chromosome 1, bStrUra1, whole genome shotgun sequence genome:
CAGAAGTATGAAAACAAGCTGTACCTGAAGAGTGGATACTTCACTTACCAAGGGAACTAAATAATTCAAAACCACTTGCATTATACATAATAGTTTAATATTACACATATTGCAAATGGCAACAAATTGGTGTTCTCTGttcttagaaaatgaaaaaagattaaataaaattacGAAGATAACACAGGTAATAAATAATCACAcactacagaatatttttatttgtctttgaaTATTTAGCACAGTGGATAGTGAGAAGAGAAAGCAGTTCTAGGACTCAATACAAAATTCCATGTTTACAAAGAGTTCTATCAGCTAGACTGGATGTCTTGCCAGAATGTGAAATTTGAAAGTATCTAATAGTCCTGCATCTAATCTTCTGTGATGAGACTTACTTTTGAGTCAAGGAGAAAAGGTCAGACCATAAGTCCTTAGAAACATacaaaaaaaggataataataacattttaagtCCATTTGTTCTTTTCGTTGGCAGATGATAAGAAAACTATCTCTTTCAGCCTGAAgaagtttcattaaaaaatggaCTTTTGTGACATCCATCCATCATTTGCAGCAGGAAAGGACAAGGATGCTACAGAGAACCAAATTCTATTATTCCTGGAACAATCGTTCTTATGGGCACACCACCACTAAAAATGAAATGTGTGGGCATACTATCCATGATAACTTTAATGCAATTAGACTAGGAAGACCTGGGAGTATGACCAATGGAGGCTTATGGAAATATAGAGTTCAGACAATGGTGCAAAATCCAACCAGAACCACTGGTGACTATATGTTGGCTATTTATTTATCTCCATATTGGCATTTGAGCTGGTTATTTAAAGCTGGATTAGGTGGCTTTGGATGAGTGCATAGATCTTTGATAGTTAAGACATTAAAATGACAGTCTAGAGATGTATTTGGTTCAGCCAatatcatttattttaatagttacagctttctgaaaagaagTATATTAGAATGAATATAATACAAGTTTTTCAGTTTCACTAGAACGTGAACATTTTTGTAGGTTTTCCTCAAGtctttttctagtttttcatAAAACCATAAAGGTACTTCCCCAGGAAACTCTTTCTTCCTCACTGCGAATCTGCCTTTACacaacaaaaattttatttcaccTGTGGGGAGAACCACCACCCCCAACATTTCAGTTACAAAAAAGAATACGCTTTAACTGTAGCTGAATTTTGACAATTATTTTGAATTAGCTGATGAAATTCTAGCTAACTCTGGGAAAGTAtttgctgacagaaaaaaaagaactactGTACACACACAGTTCAAAATCTTAACTTGCATTTCAAAATGGTTGGTAAAAGGGGAGACATTTGTAATCAAGATAGTGCATCAAACCCACTGCATGCCGGTACCATAGTGGTATACCTTATGCATTTTCCATTAGATTGATGAATTAACATCTTCATATAGAATTTCCCCAAGACTTGCAACATTTCATTtgcatatatacataaaatatatataaagtatatgtTATATAGTACATAgtttatatgtataatatatatattcataGGCATTTCAGTCTATACCTGAAATCAATGTCATTGGCTGGTTGCAAAATACCCAGTCCTGCACGGGATTGATCTAAAGAAGGACATTGCACATTATTGTCCACAAGCTCTAtctcaaaatatgaaaaaatcaaaaccaaaaattgtttaatttcatGGACGGCAAATAACCTTCCAGGGCATTTTGCTATGCCTGTCCCAAATGGCATATAGTAATACTTTAACTTGCGACCATTGCGGTAGAAGTCAGTCTTTTCTTCTCCGTTCTCATTGAGAAAGCGATCATATTTGAACGTCTGTAATTAAACCCACAAAAGAGTTACTTGATATCTGAATACCTCCAAAGACTAGATAATGCCATTAAGACACAAAATGCAGACTGGGAAAGAAAAGCCCCTAGCAGTAAGCATTGTACAGTAGTGCCAGGCCCAATGGTGCTGTTTTGGAGATGGTAGCCCCTGAGAAGTTCTGGTATGTGGGACATGATCCCAGGTTCTTTGCTGAtaactcttcttttctcttctgaccTCTTAAAATAAGGATTATAACCTGCATCCTTATTCACACAGCAGAACTGGAAGATTTCTCATTCTGTGCCTTTGGGAAAATATTATCCTTATCCTTGTCCTCCCTTAACCCCCCCTCATAATGGTGATCCTTCCTCACTAAGGAAAGCAGTAAGTAAAAGGCTGTCTTGGGCTGGAAGCACACTTTTTGGTTACGCTAAATCATGTTTTGCAGGTAGTGCTTGCACtgactttattctttttcttgcctACCATTACGTCTCCAGGTGTAAGAACAGACTCTCTGGAGTACAACAGAAAACCAATCATAGGGGGACCCCTGATAAATGCTCTATTTAAAGGCATGATAACTTCTGCTAGAGCTCAGAGTTTAATGAACTTTGATAAATACTTACCAAGGGATCAGCATAGATTTCTGGATCAAAATGCAACAGTTGAGGGTAAAGAGCTACAATGTCATCACTGCGAATGTTGTAAAAATCATTCTCTAAGTGCAAAGTGAAATCCTCCTTGGCAACTCGGAAAGTCATGGATGCACTTGATAGCCTCATTGCCTCCTTGATGATGCTGTCTATCGGGAGAGGAAAAGGAACGATTACCATGGAAATAGTATGTGTATGTCCTTGGGGGAGTTCATGCATTTTGAAGTATTTCAGACCCATTATCAAACCCTGCATTTattagaagaaatgttttaacaaTAACTTTCTAAATGCCTAGGAAAGtatctttctcatttctttttagCATTATTACCCCTTCTGCAGATAACACCAGGAACATAATCCGCTTTCCCCTAGAAAAATACCCATAGTTGGTGCAACAGAATATTTGAAAGTGAGACATATTTCCACTCTGAGATACAGTACAAACCAGTTAAAACTGGAAACATaacaagaagaagaaacagtACAGTGATCaggattttctgaaattttaagagGTGGTACATAAAAACCAGTACTCATAAAAAGTAACTTGTTCTATTTTGTTTCAacataagcagatttttttttttttttaaaaaagcaacagtatttaaagggtgacaTTTTCAAAACTCTCTGTAACTTGGACACTTTTGAAAAATGTGcctataatttgaaaaatattaagaaataaaagtaatggTATTAGAAGATATTGCTTCACATCATAAGAATTGGGATATAAAATTTGGCAACACCCTTTTATTTGATCTAAATGCATTACtaaacaaaatattcttctgaaTTATCCATGGGTCTCCAATACTATGTTATGTAGCTGTGTAGCAGTATTGAGATATGCCATTACCCACGAAAAAGTGCTGTTCATGTGAATTTTGATACTTTCAGTACCACCTGGGAAATTGGGAAGACTGAATGGGTTGGCTACTGCTAAGGAACATACAAGTTTTTGTTATGGTGTTTATTGGCTAATTCCATAGTCATTCCATAGCAAGCATTTATATGGTAACAAATAGAAGACGGTGAAAATTGTGGGGTGATTTCTGGTACTCCTGCATAAAATAATCATACCTAGTACTGGCATATTATCCAGCTGTTTTCGGTTCAAGGAAATATGGTTGCCATCTAAGTTGATCTTTTCTCCGGCACTTTCCAAAGTACTCTGCACTTCTTTGGTAGCAGCTCTCATTGCTTCTGGACTCCTAAGATCAAAAGAGCAGAAGAATAACATGATTTTACACTTaagaatgctttaaaaagcagttttgccATTAACTTTCTTCCTGACTAAAATTTAGTTTGCTAGCTGACAAGTACAAccttctaaaattaaaatgttgcaGCTAATGCTGCAATGACACTTTTTCATGTCTTGGCAGAGGTACAATAgcttcaaaaaaaggaaaagaacccCAAGTATTTGATTCTGTCTCCAATGACAAGTGGGACAGAACTGATGTGCAGACCTCAGGTAATAAACAGTAATGTCACTAAAAAGGAATGCCAAGAATAAGAAATAGAACAATCAGTTGTAGATTAGCAAATAGCCCCACTGCAGGCAGAAAATGTAGGAATAGTGTTATAGATCAGTTTTATAACATCACTTATCCTGGATGATGTCTAACTGAAAAGAATCTTCCTAATACTAAAAGTCCATATAGTATCCATCACTGTCTAGACTTTCTTACATACACAGAATACATGGGCTATGGTGAAATATGTATAGATAATAATACAGGATGCAATAGTGTCTTGATGAAGACACAATCAATCAAGGTTTTAAAAGACTCCAAGGCCAGAAGACCTAAAGCCAATTCATTCTTGGAGTGAAAAGTACTAAAGAACCTCAGATATTAGCATTGGCAGGTACATATGAGGGTGCAAGCCAGTGGCTAAATAAAAATGTCAGCAATTTAGATACATACTTAAGAGTTAGTTATGTTGAGGTAGATTACACTCCACAGAGGCCCACTCTAAAATGGACATTTAGTAGTATTATCTGAACTGTGCACTCCTCTCATGAGTAacaagctcagcagctgcagtctGCACTGCAACCTCAGTAAGATCTATCAATGTATAAACTATTTTCTATTAAGTGTCTGTGAAAACAATAATGAAGTTAAAGCTCATTTTGCCTGCTCTAGTAAGATGGTGTAAAAATGTCCGATTATACTGGGAGCCTTCAATACAATTAATGTTCTGACTGTAAACAGCACTTTTAATGTCATATCATGTAGATTTGACCCAAAATTTTCTTGACAAAGTGTAGCATTCCCCTggagtgtttttttaaaaaaaacttctaCAGAATTGCTCTGTGGTACCACTATTTGATCTCAGACGAGTGAAGGGGGTTTCTGTGGAAGTCTGGAACAACATGCCACTTCTGTTGTAATCAGTGAGTTTTTTGACACTGATGAGGTACCAAGCAGTGGAATTTGCTTGTATTAATGAACTGGTTTCTGAAAgataacaaacatttttcttgtttggaaagAGGAAGCATTGGGACTTACTTAAGGAGATAGAACAAGCTCCAAAACGTGGCAGGAATGGTGTTGGCTTGTGAGGCCCAGAGCACTGCCACGTGGGTCTTTGCTTTTTCCATGTCATCGAAGGTTGACAGAGTGTCATTCAGGAACATGCGGAGGGTGACAAGCTCAGAGAGGTTGTCCCTCTTCAGGAGGTTCTTGTGGAGGAGTGCTTCTCCTAGCTTCTCACGTGCGCTGTGAGCACTCTTGAAAAGGTGGATAGGCAGCCCCGCCACTAGGGCTGGAAAGATCCTATCAAATTCCTTGAAGTTTTCAAGGGCCTTTAGGATATGAGCTCTCTCAGTTTCCTGCTTTGATGAtgtatttttgtcattatttGAATTAAATTCTTTACCAAAAAGCGTTAAAAAGCCAGACTCGAACATCACCTGGCAACAGAACGTATAAAGTCCTTCTGTCACCCAGGTATTAGACTGAAGTTTAGATGTTCTTGACTGCAACATGACGTACTGTAGGTTTTCCATCATTGCTTCAATGAGGGCATCTAGAGCATTGCCCTGAAGGGTTCTAATGAAAGTCTGATGAAAATTTTCAGTGGTGTTTCCCTCTGCTGGGTCAATGCTACCATGTCCAAAAGCCTGTCACAAAATAAATTGTATGCATGATAAATAAGGCCCATCATAAACTCAATGATAAAGTCTAACAGGAATTAAAGCCAAAGTAAAACTTTATAGCTTACTAGAGGGAAGCATAATAAGGGCTGTTAATAGTAGAACTGATACTTTCTCAGTGAACCATAGCAGTTAAGTAGGCAAatgaaaaatagatttgaatAGATGCTTACAAATAAATGCATGTGGTTACCTAGACCTTCATTCAGCTCCCACTGATATCAACAGGAGCCTTTTTGCTTACTTCAGTAAGTTTGACTGAGCTCCTACTCTGTTGCATATTTTTTTAAGGCATTAGGATCAAATCTTGCATAGTAGTGAGAACCTCCTGAAGAAGGTTTCAGCTTTGGCAAGCTATATCATAATTTTGCAGATGGTGCTAATTGTATTTCTGCTTTAGCACTTTGGGATACTACATGGCTAAATAATGTCATTCTTGGACAATCCGAATCACCTTTATGGTGATTTCCAttaaggaaaggggagaaaagaccCCAATGTTTTAAACCAATAAAGATGCAGAAATGTAAAACCAATTCTATTCCAAAGGCATAGTTATGATATAGGGATTAACTGGGTACATCTGTCCTGACAGCAGATACTTTGCATGTTAGATATTAAACCCATTTTTAACGGGGTACCTTGGCAGAAGTAGCAAAATGGAACTTTTTCCAGTCCAAGTGTTTTCCCTGG
This genomic interval carries:
- the CYP7A1 gene encoding cytochrome P450 7A1, with translation MFIASWIWGTVIILCCGFWFLLGRRRRRQGEPPLENGFLPYLGCALQFGANPLEFLREKREKHGHIFTCRVAGKYIHFLTDPFSYHALIRQGKHLDWKKFHFATSAKAFGHGSIDPAEGNTTENFHQTFIRTLQGNALDALIEAMMENLQYVMLQSRTSKLQSNTWVTEGLYTFCCQVMFESGFLTLFGKEFNSNNDKNTSSKQETERAHILKALENFKEFDRIFPALVAGLPIHLFKSAHSAREKLGEALLHKNLLKRDNLSELVTLRMFLNDTLSTFDDMEKAKTHVAVLWASQANTIPATFWSLFYLLKSPEAMRAATKEVQSTLESAGEKINLDGNHISLNRKQLDNMPVLDSIIKEAMRLSSASMTFRVAKEDFTLHLENDFYNIRSDDIVALYPQLLHFDPEIYADPLTFKYDRFLNENGEEKTDFYRNGRKLKYYYMPFGTGIAKCPGRLFAVHEIKQFLVLIFSYFEIELVDNNVQCPSLDQSRAGLGILQPANDIDFRYRLKCL